ATTTTTACAAAACGGGAGATAATTCTAAAACGGGACCacatagagttatggttctttatcactgcacttcctctcaatgagctctatcGTTATGTAAAGTTACAACTTCATACCTTTAATGCTTATTGAGTttatctgaaaaatataaaattaaataacactgatacagaaaaatattttgagaatGCTAAGTCTAAATGAGCAAGTTAGACCTACTGTATGAAAAACATCAAATTTGTAAAAAGCCTAGACAATCTATAGTATATTTAATTGAAGTAATTGTTACAGATGTAAGACATTATCTGAGGATTCTTCGATATTCTTGCTGCAATCAAAGCCAAATTAGGTCAATACCTTCTTAGAAACTTAGGACTGTTACGATATGGTAATGGATAGAATGGTTTTTGTGAGTTTATTGATGAAATGCTAGGacatatttcaaaatagaaaaagtggaaacttcacaagtcgctcaacacgacaaaaacgaaaatgttgtaggctcggtttgagtgagcctgttcatggatggtagtggaaatgcatgctaccgtacaCGCCCTCTAGCCATATTTTAAGGGCagattataataatattttcttttgaactGGGATTCGATCAATTTGTTGACTTATGGATAatgttttaatagaaaaataGTGTGTTGAGATTTTATGCTATACTCATGCCAGGTTATTTAATTGCTTTGAAACTAAGCTCTGactattaatttataaaatactatttgtatttgtatagtTATTAACTTCCACCCAAAACGCCCTTCTCAATTTTCTAATTGTCATCCCCTCAAATTTCTAATTCAAATAAACGCTAAACAGAGGATGTCAAAAACCTGTAAATGGCTTTGAACTCTTAAAGATTCGCTTGAAGATTAGGCACTTGCGAGGATAGACGACTTAAGCTATTTTCAATTTTAACGAACGATAGAACTCCATTTCTCTAAAAATCACAGTTAATATGTAcatctatttattcttttaacCGCACCGTTCACTCTGTTGGTAGATCGCATGACTATGAGTCCAAATGTCACGAGTTCAATGCCGATGAGAAGCGATGTATCTTATTTCATTCATTATCCATCTCTATTTCATGTAGGGATGTTGTCAGTTACAATGCAGTACATGTACACAATCCAGGAAGTCTGATTAGGTTACCTTTCCATCGTTAGATAATTGAAATTATGTTAAGAAAATTACAGACAGCGGTGTCTAAAATTGCTAAATTTGATTGCAAAcaaactatatttcaaaaatgatcaAGGTCTTATCTCGTCAAagtcttaattatttatttcataaaaatacacgCGTCGCATTTATGCTAACTTTTACTAGCTTTATAATGAATTGCACTAAACGTTTAACATTTTTGTTGCCGAAAGTTTCTGGAGTCAGACTGATTGTAATATCggatttaaaaatatcatttagtgACATTAAAATGAATGATTGCAATAAATGACaatgttttcatgtattttagaagttagttaaaaaaaagaattgacaaaaaacacatttatgGAAATATTTGATTCAAACCTAAGCCACTTTCTTTTAGGTTATGCAAAACATTTGATTCCATATTGGATGTCAATAGACAATAAAATCAGTCAAATCGAAACAGATGTCAAATGTAGATCGGGAGGAGTGTCAACTTTAATGTTCGAGCTTTTCAAATACTGGAAGGAAGTCATGGGAACGGAAATTAACACAGATTATATTTTTCGTGCTTTGGCTGATATGAGCTATAACAGCATAGCAGGAGAATTCCGGGAATTCCTGAGGTATGtttaacatattttgaaataGTAGATCCATTCCATGTCTTTTGTATCATTACAAAGAAAATCAATCGTATCTAGTAGCTCAGATGTTTTTCAGACAACAGTTCTTTAAACGTGTTGGGCAGAATTATTCAGTAAAAGATTCATGCATCAGTCTACGTTAATTACCTCGGATCCCATCTAAATTATGACTTGTTTAGTATAAATTTAGAGCTAATCCATTATTCCAATTCGGGACTATACGTCGCTTTTATTGAAGGTTTTGACAGTGAAATTGACAATGACTGTGAGGCTGTAGATTGTATCATGCATATCCACTAATGCCCATGAACAgggtcaatcaaaccgagtctgccacATTCTCATTCTTCATTTTGGCTAGTTTTGGGCGATCTATGGAGTTTCCATTATTTCTATTTGATGTAACGCTTTATGTCTGGCTCGATTTCCGTATATGcgtaatatttctattttattatgtttgatcATGAATCATATGTACATTCATCTTTAGATACCGGTTTGTCttataaaatgaatattgttttatatgcaGATACCCACCATGTAACCCCGTATGTAGTGAATTAAGCGAAGAATTGAGATTAGCAACAACTTACCCCACAGGTCACAGAATGACTGGGTATGGACAAAGACGCTTGGATGTGTTTGCGTTACATAATAAAACTGAAACGTTGAAAATGAGTGATAAAAGTAGTGGACTGCAAGTCAGCAGGCGAGAGTTAAATGAAGTCGCCCTCCAAATTGCAACGAATAACATATCACACAATGTGCCTAATTTTCCCGAATTTCCGGGAACATCCGGATGTAACACTTTCGGAGAACATACACACAATAAAAGCAAAAAGCGTacattgaatacaaatgaaatgtCTGATTCTGATACAGAATATGTTTCTTGCAAACGACCAAAACTTTCAAACATCGAACCAAACCCAAACGAAAGAATTGTTTTAAAGAACACGAGGAAGAGCTTAATACAGTGGAACAAAGTTGATAAAGAATCCCTGATAATTGATATGATAAAACGGCTGCTGGGTATTGATCAGCAACTCAATTATGTACAATATGACATTTTTGTGAAGTATGTCCTTACTCTGATCatagaaaaaacaaatacatCGGAAACAGTAATACTTTCTATTCAGTACTTTGATTACGAACATGTTCTAGAAATCAAAGGAAGATATAAGCACGTGTCCTATATCCTGGATACTAAAGTACCATGTTACACCTCGACCACAAAGAATGGGAATGTCTTAAACTATACGCAGAAAATGCTAGAGGAATGATCGTATGTCGATTGAAATCGGAGAAAGGAGAAACATATATTCCAAGCAAATATCTGTTTATTAGATTCGATGGCAAAGCATTTATTAAAGAGGTAATTATACTTAAAATTGTGATTGTACTGCTGTTGAAACTTCTCCACTTGGATTGATAGAATAAACTTAAAGATGTTGTCATTTATCATAGATTAGAATctcatgttaaagttcatgtgaTATATGAACTGCTATGAAAATTTCATATTGTATGGTTGTTACTATTTATTTCTCATTACAGCAAGAAGATGGTACACTCGATTGTGCAACAGAAAATCCAGAAAATAGCTTTTCGCCTGCAAAATATGAAGATTACAGAGACGATACTGAAACGCAAAATacatatcaaattaaaaacaagtttacaaaacGAACAGAAACAGATGTCGAAAAGATCGTTGTGTCAAATGAAATAATCAAGCGTCAGCCAGAgaattcaaaatgtaaatatgcGGACACCAGCACAACATGGCAAGCAAAAAGTGCAAATATACAATTACCAGAAATAAATAACGACATAAATGTGACCGTGAAGTTTGACACAAAAATTACGACGAGGAGAAAAAGTGTTTGAACAATCAAAATTTGTCTGGGACTTGGTCCTCGATCGTTATCTATATAGTTCTATCAGTCAAACAAACAGTCATGTGTCTCCTGATATGTTATCCGATAtattcacttaaaaaaaaaacagaaaatttcacAAATCCCAAAAAGTGAGTATCCCATACGCGTGAGTCGTGGATAAGAACATCTTGCCCGAGATTGTGGTACGTCCAACCATTCTTCCATTTTAACGTGGTAAGATTGACGTCCATCTCGCCACAATGAaagtgtgtatttattttttcactgtCATTTCGAAAAATACCATTTGACGATGGTAATCACATatgtatttgaatgaaataacggACACAACGAAAACAAAATCGTGTCGTTTTAGTTTACACGTTAACAATATGCTTTTCATTTTAGCActataaaattgaaaatagtgGCGTGTCAATACAATCGATACATCAGGGTTTGCCAAATGTGGGGGGTTTCACGTATCTTAAGTGAATGAGATTTCACTGCTTAACAAACTTATCAGACAAGATTGCAACTGTAGCCATATTTAAATACATATCAAACTCAGTTTATTTTTCGTACGTCTTCATGTCTTCCACGACGAAAGTGTAGCAATTGTACTCATTCACAGCTACAAATGTAGTTCAAAATACAAGAATTGTCTCTAATGCAGTTTCGTATTACGTAATTATTTTAGTCAGTTGACTCCCGCTCCTTCGCTTCTAAACAAGCCAAATAAGATTCTCTGAACATGCATGTATTGTCTGCTTTTATTTCATAAGTtatcaaacatgttgaaaatgttttgtttgattaTTCTAGCAGGAACCGTTCTTGTAGAAATATCAACTGAAATGAATATTCAGGACAGGAGGTAATACTTTAAGATTCCCCGTGGCcatctttcactgaaatattttttctttatatatttactCCAAATActttataattaaatgtcatgcagtaaaagttgattgttaaaaaacagccagtttactttttagtggtagtacacatttatactttgtttatcTAATACATATATATACGGCTGTTtgaaacctaatgcatagtattCTTAATACACATGAActgtttaattttatgttaaagtaaattatatgttacgtaattgttcatgtttttaaatatgaaattctgatctaatatacctttaagcGTTTATAAACAAATTATATGATAAAATACTTAATTGTAAATTGACAGTACAGTTAATAATGTATAGAAGTTTTtgacattttacatgtatttgcttttgttttatgtttatcgTTTTCTCTATGTTTCGATTTGAGGGAATTTACATTTCGTATTTCTATTTTATAATACGTGTACATGTGTAGTTCTATTTAGTTTCCGTTTTCTTAAGAATTATGGCAGATTTGTGGAGTCTGCTTTCGGAACCGACCCtgaaattgttatgaaaatgattGCTCCGTCATTATATGTATGACTGCGCCTGTCCGATTTTTGCTTGactaaaacaaatgtttaccTCAAGCAGCTTTAATCTTGTTCATTAATGTCACACTTAGGaaacaaatgtttctttgtaTCTACATCGTGTATTGCCTATAACTCTACCTCTTATTGAGTACTTTTAAGATTGCTCTTCCCCAGAATATCTAGGCCAGAATCTGAAGGCCACATTCAGTGATCAAATAGTTATAATGTCTGCTTCTTGTCTGACCTGTGATTTTATCAGTAATAGACTGAGTGTCAATTCATCCAGTATATTTCTTGAGGAGACGATATGTTACTTACAGGACCCATGCCACAACACACATGTAAACGCGACATTAAAGGTCGACTATTTCTTGTCCAAtctctagatttttttttcaagtaactCGAGCAAAATGTTCATTGTCTTGGCAGAAGACCAACCCGTATTTCTAACAGATCAGTCGTCGCCTCTCATAGTATTTTAGTGTATTAATTTTCTTCGGGCTAGCTTCCAGTTTGGCCTGTCTTGTGTAATTTGAAAACATTGTCGCAACCAATAAGTCTGGTACTTTGTAACATTCAATCATACACAAGACTAAAATATATATCGCACATCATGATCACACAAATGGGTCAGCTATTTTGTCCAGTCCAATACTCCATCCACCAcgggattttgaaattaccttaattttatgttagaaATTGTAACACAGGAATACAATAgttaatgtatttttattattagtaATAAAAAACTCCGTTGTGGAGTGAGGCAATGTACATTTGCTCATTGTTCAATAATACTGTGAGATCATTAACATTCGTGGTTGCGTCAAGCCACGAAATAAAATTCCAACGAAAAATAAATTTCCAAGCCTCAAAATAAAATTCCAATGAACTAATACATTTCTACGAATTTAAATTCCCACGAAAGAGCcgtttttgatgaaatttcatgcccCTGAAATTAAAGGATTTCATATCACTATATAGAGATAATGGagaatatgtatgtatatacatttattttcttcCTGTTAATACTTTTGTGTGGAAAGCAAAGCACTAACTAGActtcatattttattgctaatatGTGTGATATGATTGTGTGTATTAGATTCTAGTATCGAGAGTTGTTGTTTGTTGATCTTGAAACCATGCAATAATGAAATCTTATCATGAGTCTACTTACACTATTTTTGAACATGTGCAtcaactttttataaaaaatattgttatgttATA
The sequence above is a segment of the Mercenaria mercenaria strain notata chromosome 3, MADL_Memer_1, whole genome shotgun sequence genome. Coding sequences within it:
- the LOC123523995 gene encoding uncharacterized protein LOC123523995 isoform X2, whose product is MNLPFSREQECAYLTPVYSNEYTTDYFYEDINLLSHKTPEKEKTVTDFFPRQSFNKMKSKDQENVYKQYDPADSCISVYNSHLLYSKEEKETAPVNDLHMVPSMSKASYELLPRMHGPSCNPIKIALNVPVNYKIYHSFEVSSEKTVSKNVLTIQFVEECYSHSPETIVAVKPLKAADDILKPNDQSKQIIKNHELDKLHEEGNKNGSLDIEHIQKSLDWDKTIRFLVQRIPPHEWKLFFNCLFGYAKHLIPYWMSIDNKISQIETDVKCRSGGVSTLMFELFKYWKEVMGTEINTDYIFRALADMSYNSIAGEFREFLRYPPCNPVCSELSEELRLATTYPTGHRMTGYGQRRLDVFALHNKTETLKMSDKSSGLQVSRRELNEVALQIATNNISHNVPNFPEFPGTSGCNTFGEHTHNKSKKRTLNTNEMSDSDTEYVSCKRPKLSNIEPNPNERIVLKNTRKSLIQWNKVDKESLIIDMIKRLLGIDQQLNYVQYDIFVKYVLTLIIEKTNTSETVILSIQYFDYEHVLEIKGRYKHVSYILDTKVPCYTSTTKNGNVLNYTQKMLEE